One bacterium genomic window, AGCCCTATCATCTGCATCCCTTTTGTCAAATCGATATTTGAAACTTCATGATCATCACCCCGAAGTGAGCGGTAGATCATCATCGCTCCCAATCCACTTAGCAACCCAAATGCGATCCAATGGTCATACTCTTCCACATAATGCAGAAAGAGCGTTCCGGTGAGTGCGCCTGCCAACGCCAGTAAACTTTGGAATAATCCGAAATGAAACGACAAACGGAATAACTGGCGTGGTGTACGATGGAGTAACCCAACCGATGCGCCAACCGAGAATGCGTCAGCGGCAAGTGCCAAGGCCAAAATGAGTGCTTCCAGATATACAATCATGGTATGAAGAAACTGACGAAGAAACTTGTTAAAGTGACTGATTCAAATCAGACAAGCATCATGCAACAGTATGGAAAACGGGCGACCGTAGCCGCCCGTTTCCAAAAGTCAGTAGGACTCTGCTTACTTACCGTGACCTTGGTGAGCGTCTTTCTTGCCTTCACCTTTTTTATGGTCATCTTTGTCGTGACCGTCATCAGCGCATTTATAGGCATCCACCGATTCCAGTTTCATCCCTTCTTTCGGGGTGATTTCGACGCCATTGGCAACCATCATGAACATTTTACGCGGACCTTTAATCTCGCCGTCGAATTTCATGCCGTCTTCCGCGAAATGCTTAATCATCGCTTCGGAAAACTCTTGTTCCTTCACAATGCCTTGGGCTTTTGCTTTTGCACCAGCGCTGTTCTTTGGCATTTTGTATTCTTCACCCTTCGCTTTAACGAAGAGTTTCTTGTTGCCATCGGTAATCATTAACCAACAGCCAGCGGCTTGGCAGACTTGTTCAATGGTGCCTTCGGTGGTAACAACTTCTGAGCTTTCTTTCAGGTTGGCAAGCTTGACGAAATTTGCTTTTTCAAATTTCGCGCCGTATGCATTACTTTTTGATGCACATGCTGATTTACTGATGCAAGTTGAACAATCATCACCAGCGAATGCCGAAACGGCGAACAAACTTATGAATGCGACGGTTAGTGTAACCGATAAGAAACGAACTGACTTCATTTTTCCCTCTATCTATCGAATAATAACAAGTTTCCCCGTTTGAATGCCCGAACCGCCCGGCGTTTTATCTTCGACCGAGAACAAGTAGAGACCGGACGTGACCATCTGGTCGTTGCGGGATTTCAAATTCCATGATTCGGCATACTCATACGAGACACCGATGTTGGTATCGCCGCCAACATTATGTGGTACAATTTGTACGATGTCGCCAGCAACCGTGAAGAGACGAATGAGGCATTGTTTCGGCAAATTATAGAAATATATCCGCCGATCCTCCTGCGGATAAAACGCTGGAGTCCCGTCGTCATTGTTTTCCCAGCTCAATCCGTTTCCATGAAGAACCGTATAATCTCTATCGGAGCGATAGGGATTTGGACAAACGCCAACTCTCTTGCTGACACTATTCCGCGAAGGGGCAGTCTTAACCATATTTGCAACCTTCGACGTTTCCAGCGAAGGGGTACCGACATTTGGATCGCCATAATCGAACGCCGTCACACTGTAATACCGGGGAAACAACGGCGGCACACCAGCAATTGCATAGCGATACGTTGAATCTTCGGGATGCCATATCGCACTAAAACCTGAATTCAACCCAACCGCTTGGCGAACACAATATGTTCGGTTGATGAGAGTATCGGGACGGGCGTTGGTTCTTTCATCCGGCACAGTAGCTAATGAGTCGTTGGTCGGGTCGAAGTACGCGAAATCAACCTTATCATAAACCGTCAATAACGAGAATTCGTTTTCCAATCCGGTTTCCGAAACCCAAATTCGGTACCCCTCAAAATCATTTAACTTCGAGAAGGGATCGATGTATTCCGCATCTTCCGAAGGGAACTTCCGCCAAACCAATTCAACGCTGTTATCGCTGGCATTCGCACTAAGTACCGGAATTCGCGGCGGGGGCGGTCCGAGAAAATCCGGTTCACCGTCGCCATAATCAAGCATCCCATTTTCCGAAGTATACCAATATCTTGAAGGTTTTAAAGGGTTGTTGTCTTCTAAGCCGTCCAATTTTCCATTCGCTTCAGAACCATCCTCATCCGGTCCCAAGTACATCCCTTGGAAAATATTATCAATAACTACTGAATCGCCGATTTCCGCCGCAAACAAGAAGTCGGTACCAGTATCTTCGCCATACCATCCATCACCATTGGGATTTGTTCGGGTCGGTGTATCGCGCATCGGATTATCGTAAACCCGCGCTGCCCAGTCCGCGGCATACCGGATTGATCCGAAATTGAACTTGTTCGGGTCGATATTGGTATTTGATGTTTGAGGATTGTTCGGATTATGGAAATATTGTCCTGCTGCGAAGGCAACAGTCATCGAGAATTTTTCCCCCGGATTTAACCGGAATACTCGCTCACCGGTCGGGGAGAAGTGATCGAAAATCCCTAATGGACCCCATGAGAGCAGATACCTGGTATCGAATCCATTTGCTAAA contains:
- a CDS encoding DUF4920 domain-containing protein, which codes for MKSVRFLSVTLTVAFISLFAVSAFAGDDCSTCISKSACASKSNAYGAKFEKANFVKLANLKESSEVVTTEGTIEQVCQAAGCWLMITDGNKKLFVKAKGEEYKMPKNSAGAKAKAQGIVKEQEFSEAMIKHFAEDGMKFDGEIKGPRKMFMMVANGVEITPKEGMKLESVDAYKCADDGHDKDDHKKGEGKKDAHQGHGK
- a CDS encoding manganese efflux pump MntP family protein translates to MALAADAFSVGASVGLLHRTPRQLFRLSFHFGLFQSLLALAGALTGTLFLHYVEEYDHWIAFGLLSGLGAMMIYRSLRGDDHEVSNIDLTKGMQMIGLSIAVSIDAFAAGVGLPTLDVSLAISVSLIGVVAGVATLIAMLVANHVKNWIGKRIEIIAGLVL